The Syntrophobotulus glycolicus DSM 8271 DNA window TAAAAGACTAGCGTTATTTGAACCGTCAACAGAAAATCTGACGGAGCTTAATAATTGGCTTGCTGATGAAAGTGAATTTATTGCCGACGAAATAACAGTCTTTCCTTGTGGTGTTTATTCTAAAAACGCAAGTTTTAGGTTTAATTCCAATAAAACCTCGTCTGGCATATCGGATGACGGCACAGAGTGTATACAATGTGTCGCAATAGACAATGCGCTATATGATTTTGCGCCGACATTTATTAAAATGGATATTGAAGGTTCAGAGGCCGACGCCCTTTTGGGTGCACAAAAAACCATTTGCAAATACAAACCGGATCTTGCCATATGTGTATATCATTTTGCTGATGATATTTGGGAAATTCCTTTGTTACTGGATAGCTGGAATTTAGGCTATAGGTTTTATTTAAGAACCTATTCATCAAACGGATTTGAAACAGTGCTTTATGCTGTCAGCAAATAATAAATTAAACATATTTAGCTTAATGTTAAAGAAAAAGCCAGGTATTAAAAGTTATAAAATTAAGACTAAAAGCAGATTTTGCACTGCGTTAAGTCAAGGGGCTTAAGTCAAGAAATTGATTCTATTGGAGTGTGAGTATGAATAGGGTATTGATTACTGGAGCAACCGGATTTATCGGTTCAAATCTAGTACGTTACTTCATAAAAAATGAGATTGATGTACATATTATCGTTCGTCCATCCTCAAATCTTACTCTAATTAGCGATATTAAGGACAGCTTATACATACATACATTTGGCGGCACTATCACAGAATTAATTGACATCGTTCGATTGGCCGCTCCAGAAGTTGTTTTTCACTTAGCCGCGCTTTTTATTGCGGAACATAAAACAGAAGACATAAAGCAGCTTATTGAAAGTAATATTCTGTTTGGGACGCAGCTTTTAGAGGCAACAACAAAAAATAATGTTAAATATTTTATTAATACCGGGACACATTGGCAGCATTATACAAGCGAGCAATATTATCCTTCTGATTTATATGCGGCAACAAAAAAGGCGTTTGAAGATATAGCGCGATATTATATTTCAGCATTTGACCTTAGATTTATAACTCTAAAATTAATAGATACATATGGCCCGTTTGATCCGCGTCCCAAAGTGATTTCTATATTAAAAAAAGCGGCTCAAAGCGGTGAGAAGCTTGGAATGTCAGGCGGAGAACAAGAAATGGGTCTGCTATATATTGATGATGTGATCAAAGCCTTTTTAATGGCGTCAGAATATGCTTATAAGTCACCTTCACACACCGAGAAAACGTTTATCGCTTCATCAAAAGAAATAGTCACCTTGAAAGATTTAGTTAGAATCTATGAAGAGATTATAGGAAGAAAGCTACAGATTATTTTCGGGGAGAGGGAGTATAAGAAACGAGAAGTCATGAAAATTTGCTGCACAGACGAAAATATCCTTGCCAAGGCGGATACGTATGGAATCTATGAAGGGTTACAAAAGATGCTGCAGATAGAAGGTATAGGATAGGAGTGATACTGAAAAAGAT harbors:
- a CDS encoding FkbM family methyltransferase, which encodes MDCGAYTGDTTRQLWAEKGKIKRLALFEPSTENLTELNNWLADESEFIADEITVFPCGVYSKNASFRFNSNKTSSGISDDGTECIQCVAIDNALYDFAPTFIKMDIEGSEADALLGAQKTICKYKPDLAICVYHFADDIWEIPLLLDSWNLGYRFYLRTYSSNGFETVLYAVSK
- a CDS encoding NAD-dependent epimerase/dehydratase family protein, translated to MNRVLITGATGFIGSNLVRYFIKNEIDVHIIVRPSSNLTLISDIKDSLYIHTFGGTITELIDIVRLAAPEVVFHLAALFIAEHKTEDIKQLIESNILFGTQLLEATTKNNVKYFINTGTHWQHYTSEQYYPSDLYAATKKAFEDIARYYISAFDLRFITLKLIDTYGPFDPRPKVISILKKAAQSGEKLGMSGGEQEMGLLYIDDVIKAFLMASEYAYKSPSHTEKTFIASSKEIVTLKDLVRIYEEIIGRKLQIIFGEREYKKREVMKICCTDENILAKADTYGIYEGLQKMLQIEGIG